From a single Lolium rigidum isolate FL_2022 chromosome 7, APGP_CSIRO_Lrig_0.1, whole genome shotgun sequence genomic region:
- the LOC124679168 gene encoding non-specific lipid transfer protein GPI-anchored 5-like translates to MAARAVSVLAATLALVAAILVGGASAQSSSGCTSTLITMSSCLNYITGNETAPPKSCCTALATVVTSKPECLCVALNSDPAALGIDNVNKTRALGLPAECNVKTPPLSNCGTAPTTSPAGQTPASPSAGAGSKTTPTADVGSGGASLQGSVAIVAGFIVAAVYAVSGM, encoded by the exons ATGGCAGCAAGGGCGGTGTCCGTCCTAGCCGCGACCTTGGCGCTCGTCGCGGCGATCCTGGTCGGCGGCGCGTCGGCGCAGTCCTCGAGCGGGTGCACGTCGACGTTGATCACCATGTCGTCGTGCCTGAACTACATCACGGGGAACGAGACGGCGCCGCCCAAGTCGTGCTGCACGGCGCTCGCCACCGTGGTGACCTCGAAGCCGGAGTGCCTCTGCGTGGCGCTCAACAGCGACCCCGCCGCGCTCGGCATCGACAACGTCAACAAGACCCGCGCGCTCGGCCTGCCCGCCGAGTGCAACGTCAAGACGCCGCCGCTCAGCAACTGCGGCACTGCTCCCACGACGTCCCCCGCGGGGCAGACGCCAGCCTCGCCCTCCGCCGGAGCAG GGTCCAAGACGACGCCGACGGCGGACGTGGGGAGCGGCGGCGCGTCGCTCCAGGGGTCGGTCGCCATCGTCGCCGGCTTCATCGTGGCCGCGGTCTACGCCGTGTCCGGCATGTGA
- the LOC124678540 gene encoding uncharacterized protein LOC124678540 — protein sequence MLMNFDIYNGMPMYTPAPDGLINFGQLPPKHPYNFRPPPMHHREEGYQNMENLHFVGASPHDSFSTPPPPPHPKAASRSAPAQVGSTSSKRKRKAITVDDDELGERTAYRLPYTPDEHVRLASAWLECSLDPIEGNGKKGEQFWDDIAALYNSTTASNRKRDRNQLKMEWQRTKKRLAAFHGEWLAVIGVYHSGHNTNDLEKMALEKYHSGHNTVHSGSNLGSNITHFKVFR from the exons ATGCTCATGAATTTTGATATTTATAATGGGATGCCAATGTATACCCCTGCACCCGATGGCTTGATAAATTTTGGACAGTTGCCACCAAAGCATCCTTATAATTTCCGACCTCCACCAATGCACCATCGTGAAGAAGGATACCAGAACATGGAGAATTTGCACTTTGTTGGTGCTTCCCCACATGATTCCTtttcaacaccaccaccaccaccgcacccTAAAGCTGCATCGCGGTCAGCTCCTGCTCAAGTTGGTTCAACTTCttccaaaaggaaaaggaaggCCATTACTGTAGATGATGATGAATTAGGAGAAAGGACCGCATATCGTCTGCCATATACACCCGACGAACATGTCAGATTG GCATCTGCTTGGTTGGAGTGCTCACTTGATCCTATCGAAGGGAACGGAAAGAAGGGTGAGCAATTCTGGGATGACATAGCTGCTCTATACAATAGTACCACAGCAAGTAACCGGAAGAGAGATCGGAATCAGTTGAAAATGGAGTGGCAACGGACTAAGAAAAGGCTCGCTGCTTTCCATGGTGAGTGGCTTGCTGTAATTGGCGTATATCATAGTGGTCACAACACTAATGACTTGGAAAAAATGGCCTTGGAGAAGTATCATAGTGGTCACAACACtgttcatagtgggagtaacttaggtagtaacatcacacatttcaaggtatttcggtga